One region of Salvia miltiorrhiza cultivar Shanhuang (shh) chromosome 3, IMPLAD_Smil_shh, whole genome shotgun sequence genomic DNA includes:
- the LOC131019060 gene encoding uncharacterized protein LOC131019060: protein MKWIWRYWEERELLWAKVVRSLYGDVECGEEGLHLRGTRRNKGGWWPKVLSVGGTTSGKWFLDNICRKIGNGNETKFWEHKWVGTKPLKYVFPRLFQLSANKDVTVGEWGTWEEGSWIWEMKWMRDLFERENEAIEQLKNSISHYVPVPGRVDSWVWEVSPDGKFSTKSAYLTIKASRIMESRTNGEEKRRATIWKSPAPQKAIVTAWRLMRNRLPTCDNLRKRSIDFGKEESKCNEYKLLPESTNHLFLTCPKTEEVWNELQKWLGIEMVRPQRVESHYGMFTCFGKEKKITKLLSAIWVSCVWILWKKRNEKRFERKEWESKNIVMEIKIRTRCWNKIFGIVGMEMDLTSWCSNELLKTML from the coding sequence ATGAAATGGATATGGAGATATTGGGAAGAGAGAGAGTTGTTGTGGGCAAAAGTCGTGAGATCATTATATGGAGACGTTGAGTGTGGAGAGGAGGGCCTTCACCTCAGGGGTACTAGAAGAAATAAGGGTGGATGGTGGCCGAAAGTCTTGTCAGTGGGGGGAACAACATCTGGGAAATGGTTCCTGGACAATATCTGTCGAAAGATTGGGAACGGGAATGAGACCAAGTTCTGGGAGCACAAATGGGTAGGGACAAAACCACTAAAGTACGTCTTCCCTAGATTGTTTCAACTAAGTGCCAATAAGGATGTCACAGTTGGGGAGTGGGGAACTTGGGAAGAGGGCTCTTGGATTTGGGAGATGAAGTGGATGCGAGATTTGTTCGAGAGAGAAAATGAGGCAATTGAACAACTAAAAAACTCTATCTCTCATTATGTACCGGTTCCAGGTCGAGTCGACAGCTGGGTCTGGGAGGTATCACCAGACGGTAAATTCTCCACAAAATCGGCGTACTTAACTATAAAAGCAAGCCGAATTATGGAGTCGAGGACGAACGGCGAAGAGAAAAGGCGTGCAACAATTTGGAAGTCGCCGGCTCCCCAAAAAGCGATTGTCACAGCATGGAGGCTGATGCGAAATAGGCTCCCAACTTGCGATAACTTGAGGAAGAGAAGTATTGATTTTGGAAAAGAAGAATCCAAGTGCAACGAATACAAACTCCTTCCAGAATCGACAAATCACCTTTTTCTTACGTGTCCGAAGACGGAGGAAGTTTGGAACGAGCTCCAGAAGTGGCTGGGAATTGAAATGGTGCGTCCTCAAAGGGTTGAAAGCCACTATGGTATGTTTACTTGCTTcgggaaagaaaaaaagattacAAAGCTCTTGTCCGCTATTTGGGTAAGTTGTGTATGGATTCTTTGGAAGAAAAGGAATGAGAAACGGTTTGAACGTAAGGAATGGGAGTCAAAGAACATAGTCATGGAGATCAAAATTAGGACGCGGTGTTGGAATAAGATCTTCGGGATAGTTGGAATGGAGATGGATCTTACATCTTGGTGCTCAAATGAGCTGCTCAAAACTATGCTGTAA